One window of the Eschrichtius robustus isolate mEscRob2 chromosome X, mEscRob2.pri, whole genome shotgun sequence genome contains the following:
- the AKAP4 gene encoding A-kinase anchor protein 4, whose product MSDNNIDWLHSHKSMCKVDLYSPTGQQYQDQKVICFVDVSTLNMEDKDSKDAAGSNSRGDLNLESLEEEKIIVIEVTEKQDSPKMEMSVCLFKRAPSNPGSVLNRLLSDLQKYTLCFQHALSPSSSSCRHKLGDTEGKCHKLPSGNSYRFYADQLKMEYVAKGPQGQHLEMTASKNTSNNQSPSTSPAKSPSNQRAVISPDGECSTDDPSFYVNRLSPLVIQMAYKKIKEKLEGGSKCLHHSIYPPSGDKGKNSPRSAVSKITSEMAHDAVEVTSAERRGTGEECRKGGQKTFLYSELANKSKGGDKQMCQRDNKEFADSTSKMFMVYTNQVASDTMVSVMQNLKVHSSGKPIPSCVVLRRALLKHTKEIVSNLIDSCLKNLYNNTRVLMANSDFVSTVKRNLFNHGKQNTADIIEAMLKRLVCALLGEKKETKSRSSSHASLKAGCHDPKCKNQSLEFSAMKAEMKGKDKGKMKPEECKSLTSGEKVSEHTLKESLTMWNQNHGNQGKMAGKACANKEEKREKISLSMDSLAKNLIVSALRLIQYYLTQQAKGKDAFKDCLGSTTGYMTQSAQYKKRRGSQSAKALSMKHLESRGAPESSTSLKENQHLDSQRLDMSNIVLSLIQTLLSESSFNCGDLREGENKRSEPRTDKGATMSKRPDKGEEQCQDNQELDFISGMKQVNRQFIDQLVESVMKLCLIMAKYCNNGAALAELEEQAALANNPNYQAGGPRCSHDAAMSQNYQDSPGPEVIVNNQCSTSSLQKQLQAVLQWIAASQFNIPVLYFAGDDAGQLKKLPEVSAKAAEKGYSVGDLPQEVMKFAKEQPRDEAVGNGLENNC is encoded by the exons ATGGAGATGTCAGTGTGCCTTTTCAAACGAGCTCCTTCTAATCCTGGAAGTGTCCTCAATCGTCTACTCAGTGATCTTCAGAAGTACACCTTGTGTTTCCAACATGCACTTAGCCCCTCATCCTCCAGCTGTAGACATAAACTAGGAGACACAGAGGGCAAATGTCACAAACTGCCCTCTGGGAACAGCTACAGATTCTATGCCGATCAACTGAAAATGGAGTATGTGGCCAAAGGACCTCAAGGCCAACATCTGGAAATGACAGCGTCCAAAAACACCAGCAATAACCAGAGTCCTTCCACCTCACCAGCCAAGTCTCCTAGCAATCAGAGGGCAGTTATCTCCCCTGATGGAGAATGTTCTACGGATGACCCTTCCTTCTATGTCAACCGACTATCTCCTCTGGTGATCCAGATGGCCTATAAGAAAATCAAGGAGAAGTTGGAAGGTGGAAGCAAATGTCTTCATCATTCAATCTATCCACCCAGTGGGGACAAAGGGAAAAACAGCCCTCGTAGTGCTGTGAGCAAGATCACTTCTGAAATGGCCCATGATGCTGTGGAAGTGACCTCTGCAGAAAGGCGGGGCACTGGGGAGGAGTGTAGGAAAGGTGGCCAAAAAACCTTTCTGTATAGTGAATTAGCCAACAAGAGCAAAGGTGGAGACAAACAGATGTGCCAAAGAGACAATAAGGAATTTGCAGATTCGACCAGCAAAATGTTCATGGTTTACACAAATCAAGTGGCATCTGACACGATGGTCTCTGTTATGCAGAACTTGAAAGTTCATAGCTCTGGGAAGCCAATTCCATCTTGTGTGGTCCTGAGGAGGGCGCTGTTAAAACACACCAAGGAAATTGTGTCCAATTTGATCGACTCCTGCCTGAAGAACCTATATAATAACACCAGGGTCCTGATGGCCAACTCAGACTTTGTCTCAACTGTCAAGAGGAATCTGTTCAACCATGGGAAACAAAACACTGCTGATATCATAGAGGCCATGCTGAAGCGTCTTGTCTGTGctcttcttggggaaaaaaaggaaactaagtcTCGGAGTTCGTCACATGCGTCTTTGAAAGCTGGGTGCCATGATCCCAAATGCAAGAACCAAAGTCTTGAATTCTCAGCTATGAAGGCCGAGATGAAGGGGAAGGACAAAGGCAAAATGAAACCAGAGGAGTGCAAGTCATTGACCAGTGGTGAGAAAGTCAGCGAACATACCCTCAAGGAGAGCCTGACAATGTGGAATCAAAATCATGGCAATCAAGGCAAGATGGCTGGCAAAGCATGCGCCAataaggaggaaaagagagagaagatcaGCCTTTCCATGGATTCACTGGCAAAGAACTTGATTGTCTCTGCCCTTAGGCTGATCCAATACTATCTGACCCAGCAGGCCAAGGGCAAAGATGCATTTAAAGACTGTCTTGGTTCTACCACCGGCTATATGACTCAGAGTGCCCAATACAAAAAGCGCAGAGGTAGCCAAAGTGCCAAGGCACTTTCAATGAAACATCTAGAATCTCGTGGAGCACCTGAATCATCCACCTCTCTAAAGGAGAATCAACACCTGGACTCCCAGAGGCTGGATATGTCAAACATCGTTCTGTCACTGATTCAAACACTGCTTAGTGAGAGCTCCTTCAACTGCGGAGATCTACGTGAAGGTGAGAACAAACGTTCTGAGCCCAGGACAGACAAAGGAGCCACCATGTCCAAGAGGCCTGACAAAGGGGAAGAACAATGCCAGGACAATCAAGAACTTGACTTTATCAGTGGGATGAAGCAAGTGAACCGACAATTTATAGATCAACTGGTAGAATCTGTGATGAAGCTGTGCCTTATCATGGCTAAGTATTGCAACAATGGGGCAGCCCTTGCTGAGTTGGAAGAACAAGCAGCCTTGGCCAACAACCCCAACTACCAGGCCGGTGGCCCCAGATGTAGTCACGATGCTGCGATGTCACAGAACTATCAAGACTCTCCTGGACCTGAAGTCATTGTCAATAATCAGTGCTCAACAAGTAGCTTGCAAAAGCAGCTCCAGGCTGTCCTGCAGTGGATTGCGGCCTCACAATTTAACATACCCGTGCTCTACTTCGCGGGAGATGATGCCGGACAACTGAAGAAG CTTCCTGAAGTTTCAGCTAAAGCAGCAGAGAAGGGGTACAGTGTAGGAGATCTTCCTCAAGAGGTCATGAAGTTCGCCAAGGAACAACCACGGGATGAAGCCGTGGGAAACGGGCTAGAAAACAACTGCTAG